One stretch of Roseimicrobium sp. ORNL1 DNA includes these proteins:
- a CDS encoding glycosyltransferase, with protein sequence MNSSKPAATIVIATRNRREELRQVLQSARVQSVPVEILVMDDGSTDGTDAMVTGEFPDVAYHRLATNRGPTFQRNRGVEMARCEIVFCPDDDCVFVSPHTVEQTLKEFNHPSIGAVGIPYVNVNIGPEVLQSAPERTGIWAIHAFVGCAHAVLRSAFLEVGGYREEFFYMGEEGELCLRLAERGWITRAGSADAMHHLESAFRVGARADFYGRRNDLCFAWHNVPTRWLLVHLLATTWNGLRATAGAGKRWPNHARGMLAGWSAILRGKCARQAVAMSVYRVQRAMKKTGPKPLEEVLAFLPPVPIRG encoded by the coding sequence ATGAACTCCTCAAAGCCCGCCGCAACCATCGTCATCGCGACGAGGAATCGACGAGAGGAGTTGCGCCAGGTTTTGCAATCGGCACGGGTACAATCCGTCCCCGTGGAAATTCTCGTGATGGATGACGGCTCCACGGATGGAACCGACGCCATGGTAACTGGGGAGTTTCCAGACGTCGCCTATCACCGGCTCGCGACGAATCGCGGCCCAACCTTCCAACGCAATCGGGGCGTGGAAATGGCGCGTTGTGAGATCGTATTCTGCCCGGACGACGACTGCGTTTTTGTCTCGCCACACACCGTCGAGCAAACGCTGAAGGAGTTCAACCATCCAAGCATCGGCGCTGTCGGCATCCCCTACGTTAATGTAAACATCGGTCCGGAAGTCCTGCAATCAGCGCCAGAGCGGACCGGAATATGGGCCATCCATGCGTTCGTAGGCTGTGCTCACGCCGTGCTTCGCAGCGCATTCTTGGAGGTGGGTGGATATCGCGAGGAGTTCTTTTACATGGGCGAGGAGGGTGAACTCTGCCTGAGGCTGGCGGAGCGCGGCTGGATCACTCGCGCCGGATCCGCAGATGCGATGCATCATCTGGAGTCTGCATTTCGAGTGGGCGCCAGAGCCGACTTCTACGGCAGGCGCAATGATCTTTGCTTTGCATGGCATAACGTGCCCACGCGCTGGCTGCTGGTGCATCTGCTGGCCACGACCTGGAACGGCCTGCGGGCCACCGCCGGGGCAGGTAAACGCTGGCCCAATCACGCGCGTGGCATGCTGGCGGGTTGGAGTGCCATCCTCCGGGGAAAATGCGCTCGGCAGGCTGTTGCCATGTCTGTCTACCGTGTGCAGCGTGCGATGAAGAAGACGGGGCCGAAGCCGTTGGAGGAAGTTCTGGCGTTTCTGCCTCCCGTGCCGATCCGGGGGTGA
- the ychF gene encoding redox-regulated ATPase YchF, protein MLRAGIVGLPNVGKSTLFNAVTRTRKAESANYPFCTIEPNQGVVIVPDERLEVLSKISGSQKLIPAAIEFLDIAGLVKGASKGEGLGNQFLSHIREVDAVVHVVRCFESSDIHHVDGSVDPVRDIEVINTELILADMESITKRKGRVEKEAKRGNKEAQAELALCERLLPHFDALKPAVTLECSDDEAKLLRSFFLLSGKPVIYACNVSEDELAAASNEPDKHPMVSKVREYVSHAHAASAVVVSAAIESELIDLTGEEATAYLADLGVKDSGVSRLIKGAFELLGLQTYLTTGEKETRAWTITRGMKAPQAAGVIHSDFERGFIAAEIVAFHDLAELGSYAKCREKGKLRIEGKEYVMKDGDVVEWRFNV, encoded by the coding sequence ATGTTACGCGCAGGCATTGTCGGTCTCCCCAACGTCGGAAAATCCACGCTCTTCAACGCGGTCACGCGCACGAGGAAGGCGGAGTCGGCGAACTATCCCTTTTGCACCATCGAGCCCAACCAGGGTGTCGTCATCGTGCCGGACGAGCGTCTCGAAGTCCTGAGCAAGATCAGCGGCTCGCAGAAGCTCATCCCGGCAGCCATTGAGTTTCTGGACATTGCGGGCCTTGTGAAGGGCGCCAGCAAGGGCGAGGGCCTGGGGAACCAGTTCCTGAGCCACATCCGTGAGGTGGACGCCGTGGTGCACGTGGTGCGCTGCTTCGAGAGCTCCGACATCCACCATGTGGACGGCAGTGTGGACCCGGTGCGCGACATTGAGGTCATCAACACCGAGCTCATCCTCGCGGACATGGAGAGCATCACCAAGCGCAAGGGCCGCGTGGAAAAGGAAGCCAAGCGCGGAAACAAGGAAGCGCAGGCCGAGCTGGCCTTGTGTGAACGTTTGCTGCCGCACTTCGACGCCCTGAAGCCCGCCGTGACGCTCGAGTGCTCGGACGATGAGGCGAAGCTGCTGAGAAGCTTCTTCCTGCTGAGCGGCAAGCCGGTGATCTACGCTTGCAACGTCTCTGAAGACGAACTCGCCGCGGCCAGCAATGAGCCGGACAAGCATCCCATGGTGAGCAAGGTGCGCGAATACGTGAGCCATGCGCACGCCGCCTCCGCCGTGGTGGTGAGTGCCGCCATCGAGAGTGAACTCATCGATCTCACGGGCGAAGAAGCCACCGCCTATCTCGCCGACCTCGGTGTGAAGGACAGCGGCGTCTCCCGCCTCATCAAGGGCGCCTTCGAATTGCTCGGCCTGCAGACCTACCTCACCACCGGTGAGAAGGAAACGCGCGCCTGGACCATTACCAGAGGCATGAAGGCCCCGCAGGCGGCTGGGGTGATTCACAGCGACTTCGAGCGTGGCTTCATCGCCGCGGAAATCGTGGCCTTCCACGACCTCGCCGAACTGGGCTCCTACGCCAAGTGCCGCGAGAAGGGCAAGCTCCGCATCGAAGGCAAGGAGTACGTCATGAAGGACGGCGACGTCGTCGAGTGGCGCTTCAACGTCTAA
- a CDS encoding helix-hairpin-helix domain-containing protein produces the protein MGELYDDSVFKKREEAMQKQAKSQNLLFIGVIILIALVACGAFVWKMKFSPENRIININKASVEELQYLPGVGPAVAKDIVKGRPYKTPEDLKNVKGIGDKTYEKMAPRVKVD, from the coding sequence ATGGGCGAGCTCTACGACGACAGCGTTTTCAAGAAGCGTGAAGAGGCCATGCAGAAGCAGGCCAAAAGCCAGAACCTCCTCTTCATCGGCGTCATCATCCTCATCGCGCTCGTGGCGTGCGGCGCCTTCGTCTGGAAGATGAAGTTCAGCCCCGAGAACCGCATCATCAATATCAACAAGGCCTCCGTGGAAGAGCTGCAATACCTTCCGGGAGTCGGCCCCGCCGTGGCCAAGGACATTGTGAAAGGCCGCCCCTACAAGACTCCCGAGGACCTCAAGAACGTAAAAGGCATCGGTGACAAGACCTACGAAAAGATGGCTCCTCGCGTGAAGGTGGACTAA
- a CDS encoding MGMT family protein, with protein MATLKSKSKPKKTWNEKLQDDKGLPKTAPIPDNLTKSWGTGTFVIGAPREVNALMQKVRKGRVTTIDELRRALAQKHGTTTACPITTGIFAWTSAHAAAESSAGEAGRITPYWRTLKARGELNPKYPGGLEELQRLLEAEGHTVVQKGKRSFVKDFEKKVTPWADLLGAGA; from the coding sequence ATGGCCACGCTCAAGTCCAAATCCAAGCCCAAGAAAACGTGGAATGAAAAGCTACAGGATGACAAGGGCCTGCCGAAGACAGCACCCATTCCGGACAATCTCACGAAAAGCTGGGGTACGGGAACCTTTGTCATTGGAGCCCCACGCGAGGTGAATGCGCTGATGCAGAAGGTGCGGAAGGGACGCGTCACGACCATTGATGAACTGCGACGTGCGCTGGCGCAGAAGCACGGCACCACCACGGCGTGTCCCATCACCACCGGCATCTTCGCGTGGACTTCGGCGCATGCCGCCGCGGAGTCGTCTGCGGGTGAGGCAGGGCGTATTACACCCTATTGGCGCACCTTGAAGGCGCGTGGCGAGCTCAATCCGAAATACCCGGGCGGCCTGGAGGAACTGCAGCGGCTGCTCGAAGCGGAAGGGCATACCGTGGTGCAGAAGGGGAAGCGCAGCTTTGTGAAGGACTTTGAGAAGAAGGTGACTCCGTGGGCAGACCTGCTGGGTGCGGGAGCCTGA
- a CDS encoding glycerophosphodiester phosphodiesterase family protein, translating to MRPAAALLAFLTFVLGIPSLSGEKPASVPPFIVQSHRGAGVLAAENTIAAFELGWKLGTIPEADVRTTKDGVMVAFHDGDFSRVVHGATDVQKKQGVKEVTFAELSQLEVGAEGGAGFERRKVSSMADIFAVMKGKPERRLYLDIKQVSLSALADLVKQYEVAPQVILASTDMKVIHEWKSLLPASNTLHWMGGSEASLRERIEALKKENFRDITQVQIHVRRPKGATGWETFEPSEAFLREVGAELKPRKILFQSLPWGADTTDIYRKLLSLGVESFATDHPDVLMPVMQEHFKQVMK from the coding sequence ATGAGACCTGCCGCCGCGCTTCTTGCTTTTCTGACATTCGTCTTAGGCATTCCATCCCTGTCCGGTGAGAAGCCGGCGTCCGTTCCTCCGTTCATCGTGCAGAGCCATCGCGGAGCGGGCGTGCTTGCTGCGGAGAATACCATTGCGGCATTCGAGCTTGGCTGGAAGCTGGGGACCATTCCCGAGGCGGATGTGCGCACCACGAAGGACGGCGTGATGGTCGCGTTTCACGATGGAGACTTCTCCCGGGTGGTGCACGGAGCGACAGACGTGCAGAAGAAGCAGGGCGTGAAGGAGGTGACCTTTGCGGAGTTGTCCCAGTTGGAAGTGGGGGCGGAAGGGGGTGCCGGCTTTGAGCGGCGGAAGGTCTCCAGCATGGCGGATATCTTCGCCGTGATGAAGGGCAAGCCGGAGCGTCGTCTGTATCTGGACATCAAGCAGGTGAGTCTGTCGGCCCTGGCGGATCTCGTGAAGCAGTATGAAGTCGCGCCGCAGGTGATTCTGGCCTCCACGGATATGAAAGTGATTCACGAGTGGAAGTCCCTGCTGCCAGCATCGAACACGCTGCACTGGATGGGTGGCAGCGAAGCAAGCCTGCGCGAGCGCATCGAGGCGCTCAAGAAGGAGAACTTCCGCGACATCACGCAGGTGCAGATTCATGTGCGCCGGCCGAAGGGTGCCACAGGATGGGAGACCTTTGAGCCGTCTGAAGCCTTCCTGCGCGAGGTAGGCGCGGAGCTGAAGCCACGGAAGATTCTCTTTCAATCCCTGCCATGGGGCGCGGATACAACGGACATCTATCGCAAGCTCCTATCGTTGGGCGTGGAGTCCTTCGCCACGGATCATCCGGACGTGCTCATGCCGGTGATGCAGGAGCATTTTAAGCAAGTGATGAAGTGA
- a CDS encoding metallophosphoesterase has protein sequence MIRHAFAPCLLFVAGILLSHAALGADPLDAAPEGSFSIVVIPDTQGYLGQGTKRTPDSTDPVTNPVFDNHVRWITENLKSQRIVFVSHVGDIVDKNNKNEWAVARNCLDVLHGKVPYSLTVGNHDMKGSGDSTLFQKHFGAERFREFPWYGGAFEPTRPTPEFSGNNANSYQLFSAEGVDFIHLSLECNAPDDVLAWADALLTKHANRRALITTHMDLGILEEPKTKEGFIHDPKGRMRWTKNHGKRGNTAEQMWDKLYRKHENLGFIFCGDQSRCTAMKLESKGDHGNTVHSYLSDYTSSGPLRIYRFLPKENRVQVITYDTTLNEVTTTTEYVKDKAEHQFSVPYQLTPASPRS, from the coding sequence ATGATCCGTCACGCCTTTGCCCCCTGTCTTCTTTTCGTCGCTGGCATCCTGCTTTCACACGCCGCCCTGGGTGCGGATCCACTGGATGCTGCGCCGGAGGGCAGCTTCTCCATCGTCGTCATTCCAGATACTCAAGGCTATCTCGGCCAGGGCACCAAACGCACGCCGGACAGCACGGATCCCGTGACCAACCCGGTCTTCGACAATCATGTCCGCTGGATCACGGAGAACCTCAAGTCCCAACGCATCGTCTTCGTCTCGCACGTGGGTGACATCGTGGACAAGAACAACAAAAACGAGTGGGCCGTGGCGCGAAACTGCCTGGACGTCCTCCACGGAAAAGTCCCCTACAGCCTCACGGTCGGCAATCACGACATGAAAGGCTCCGGCGACTCCACCCTCTTCCAGAAACACTTCGGCGCGGAACGCTTCCGCGAATTCCCCTGGTACGGCGGCGCTTTCGAGCCTACTCGGCCCACACCCGAATTCTCCGGGAACAATGCCAACAGCTACCAGCTCTTCAGCGCGGAAGGCGTCGATTTCATCCACCTCAGCCTCGAGTGCAATGCACCCGACGACGTGCTCGCGTGGGCCGATGCGCTGCTGACCAAACACGCCAACCGCCGCGCCCTCATCACCACGCACATGGACCTGGGCATTCTCGAAGAGCCCAAGACCAAGGAGGGATTCATCCATGATCCCAAGGGGCGCATGCGCTGGACGAAGAACCACGGCAAGCGTGGCAACACCGCCGAGCAGATGTGGGACAAGCTCTACCGGAAGCACGAAAACCTCGGCTTCATCTTCTGCGGAGACCAGAGCCGGTGCACCGCGATGAAGCTGGAGAGCAAGGGTGACCACGGGAACACCGTGCACTCCTACCTCTCGGACTACACCTCCTCCGGCCCGCTACGCATCTACCGCTTCCTGCCCAAGGAGAATCGCGTGCAGGTCATCACGTATGACACGACCCTGAACGAGGTCACTACCACCACGGAATACGTGAAAGACAAGGCCGAGCACCAGTTCAGCGTGCCGTACCAGCTGACGCCGGCATCACCGCGCTCGTAG
- a CDS encoding putative sensor domain DACNV-containing protein: MATLTPALRPASSMAGPEPSLASLVAQISHMVGGREDSPSLGEIRALCDLLYTASLLKEEGRVVRARILIAPPDDFTALEGPPDGIHAIRFASTHAFTAGEIKRLSPAASYFHSIIAVWPEKDRGFRIWGILNTGPRWLNLMAGGRKPGGISMPFPSIHVRDPGWLLFYQNYELLAEWRGREFHGPRMDVFQSGLMSERFADLRHRLVRESWSHTLPETLTIEAYAELIHRIALQFLRRIVSLVRASGHGGTLVIIPMTKSAEESLSVAERWIDCKYLAASESAGNRVKFLIQSMLRRLGELCPGGSSVEDAWNCFKKSTDPELDNLEESFFELARLYSDMMQVDGALVLEHGFNVVGFGGEIRVDMNVVHVEQSHDLDRNLVSRWNVQNDGTRHRSLYRLCAVEPQVVGYVISQDGQVRMIANVNDTVTFWLHTAI, encoded by the coding sequence ATGGCCACGCTCACCCCCGCTCTCAGACCTGCGTCATCCATGGCCGGACCAGAGCCCTCGCTCGCCAGTTTGGTGGCACAGATTTCGCACATGGTCGGTGGCCGGGAGGACTCGCCCTCACTCGGGGAGATTCGGGCGCTGTGTGACCTGCTCTACACCGCGAGCCTCTTGAAGGAGGAAGGCCGCGTGGTGCGGGCGCGCATCCTCATTGCCCCGCCGGATGACTTCACCGCGCTGGAGGGACCTCCGGATGGCATCCACGCCATTCGTTTCGCCAGCACGCACGCCTTCACCGCAGGTGAAATCAAGCGGCTCAGTCCTGCGGCGAGCTACTTCCATTCCATCATCGCCGTGTGGCCGGAGAAAGACCGCGGCTTCCGCATCTGGGGCATCCTGAACACAGGGCCTCGCTGGTTGAACCTGATGGCCGGGGGCCGCAAGCCGGGCGGCATCAGCATGCCGTTCCCCTCGATTCATGTGCGCGATCCGGGGTGGCTCCTCTTTTACCAGAACTATGAGCTGCTCGCCGAGTGGCGTGGGCGGGAGTTCCACGGGCCACGCATGGATGTTTTCCAATCCGGACTCATGAGCGAGCGGTTCGCCGACCTGCGTCACCGCCTCGTGCGGGAGAGCTGGTCCCACACCCTGCCCGAGACCCTCACCATCGAGGCGTATGCAGAGCTCATTCATCGCATCGCCCTGCAGTTCCTCCGGCGCATCGTCAGCCTCGTGCGCGCCAGCGGCCATGGCGGCACCCTGGTCATCATCCCCATGACGAAGAGTGCCGAGGAGTCCCTGTCCGTGGCCGAGCGCTGGATCGACTGCAAATACCTCGCAGCCTCAGAATCCGCCGGCAACCGGGTGAAGTTTCTCATCCAGTCCATGCTGCGCCGCCTCGGAGAACTGTGCCCCGGCGGCTCCTCCGTGGAAGACGCGTGGAACTGCTTCAAGAAGAGCACCGACCCCGAGCTGGACAATCTCGAGGAGTCCTTCTTCGAGCTCGCCCGCCTGTACTCAGACATGATGCAGGTGGATGGCGCCCTGGTGCTCGAGCACGGGTTTAATGTGGTCGGCTTCGGCGGCGAGATCCGCGTGGACATGAATGTGGTGCACGTGGAGCAGTCCCACGACCTGGACCGCAACCTCGTGAGCCGGTGGAATGTGCAGAACGACGGCACCCGCCACCGCTCCCTCTACCGCCTCTGCGCCGTGGAGCCGCAGGTGGTGGGCTACGTCATCTCCCAGGACGGCCAGGTGCGCATGATCGCGAATGTGAATGACACCGTGACCTTCTGGCTGCACACGGCGATCTGA
- a CDS encoding PSD1 and planctomycete cytochrome C domain-containing protein, whose translation MRFFLSFPLVILAASVAGGGAAWAEGKPVGFNKDIRPILATKCYACHGPDEDKREGGLRLDVRAEAVPEAIVPGDPEKSEVWARIITHDADDVMPPPSSPKQLTEKERTLLKTWIQQGAKYEEHWSFLPIQRTSPPPVQQVAGVRNTIDLFIRAELEKHHLPISPEADAITLLRRVSLDLTGLPPSPAEVKAFLSDKRPDAYERTVERLLDSPHFGERWGRHWLDMARYADSNGFLGDAVRPNAWRYRDWVINAINRDLPFDEFTIEQLAGDLLPEASVTQRAGTGFHRNAALNTEAGVDKEEARFQNLADRVNTTGRVWMGLTLGCAQCHTHKYDPITIRDYYSTYAFFNNTVDKDESDTKTPTLAETDKNRRESYVHMAGDYARRGPTVVPASLSALPKMKQPEVGEATRLDFAQWLVSPQHPLTSRVAVNHIWSKLFGVGIVATPDDFGVSGESPSHPALLDWLATEFMRNGWSRKELIRLIVTSATYRQSSAHREDLVEIDPLNRLLARQNRLRLEAEVLRDAALTTSGLLTRDIGGQSIRPPLPGDIFDVGRSVKWEVSKGQERYRRGLYILTMRSILYPMLTTFDAPDAADACVRRERSNTPLQALTMMNDPVFVEATQALAHRVMRESKRDTNARLKHLFRLCMMREPRADEMERLHAFHAEQAERVRASGKDALSVLGIVKDSTPNADAQDTATLIALVRVLMNLDEFINRE comes from the coding sequence ATGCGGTTTTTTCTTTCCTTTCCCCTCGTCATTCTGGCAGCTTCCGTGGCTGGCGGTGGTGCGGCGTGGGCAGAAGGCAAGCCGGTGGGCTTCAACAAGGACATCCGCCCCATCCTGGCGACCAAGTGCTACGCCTGCCACGGCCCGGACGAAGACAAGCGTGAAGGCGGGCTGCGCCTGGATGTGCGGGCAGAAGCGGTGCCGGAGGCGATTGTCCCCGGTGACCCGGAGAAGAGTGAAGTCTGGGCCCGCATCATCACCCACGATGCGGATGACGTGATGCCGCCGCCGTCTTCACCGAAGCAACTCACGGAGAAGGAGCGCACGCTGCTCAAGACCTGGATCCAGCAGGGTGCAAAGTACGAGGAGCATTGGTCCTTCCTCCCCATCCAGCGGACATCCCCTCCGCCCGTGCAGCAGGTCGCGGGCGTGCGGAATACCATCGACCTCTTCATCCGCGCAGAGCTGGAGAAGCACCATCTGCCCATCTCGCCGGAGGCAGACGCCATCACCCTGCTGCGTCGCGTTTCGCTGGATCTCACGGGCCTACCGCCTTCACCCGCTGAGGTAAAAGCCTTTCTCAGTGACAAGCGACCCGATGCCTACGAGCGCACCGTGGAGCGCCTGCTGGACTCACCGCACTTCGGCGAGCGCTGGGGCCGCCACTGGCTGGACATGGCGCGGTATGCCGACAGCAACGGCTTCCTCGGGGATGCGGTGCGGCCCAATGCCTGGCGCTATCGCGACTGGGTCATCAATGCCATCAATCGCGACCTGCCTTTCGATGAGTTCACCATCGAGCAGCTCGCAGGCGATCTCCTCCCCGAGGCCTCGGTGACCCAACGCGCCGGCACCGGCTTCCATCGTAATGCCGCGCTCAATACCGAAGCGGGTGTCGATAAGGAAGAAGCGCGCTTCCAGAACCTCGCCGACCGCGTGAATACCACCGGCCGTGTGTGGATGGGACTCACCCTCGGCTGCGCGCAGTGCCACACGCACAAGTACGATCCCATCACCATCCGGGACTACTACAGCACCTACGCCTTCTTCAACAACACGGTGGACAAGGACGAGTCCGACACGAAGACCCCCACCCTCGCCGAGACAGACAAGAATCGCCGTGAAAGCTATGTGCACATGGCTGGCGACTACGCACGCCGCGGCCCCACCGTGGTACCCGCCAGCCTCTCCGCGCTGCCGAAGATGAAACAGCCGGAGGTGGGCGAGGCCACACGGCTCGACTTTGCCCAGTGGCTCGTGTCCCCCCAGCATCCACTCACCAGTCGCGTGGCGGTGAACCACATCTGGAGCAAGCTCTTCGGCGTGGGCATTGTGGCCACGCCAGATGACTTCGGTGTGAGCGGCGAATCCCCCTCACATCCCGCACTGCTGGACTGGCTGGCCACGGAGTTCATGCGCAACGGATGGAGCCGGAAGGAACTCATCCGCCTCATCGTCACCTCCGCCACGTATCGCCAGTCCTCGGCGCATCGTGAGGACCTCGTGGAGATCGATCCCCTCAACCGCCTGCTGGCCCGGCAGAATCGCTTGCGCCTGGAAGCCGAAGTGCTGCGTGACGCTGCTCTCACCACCAGTGGTCTCCTCACTCGCGACATCGGCGGCCAGAGCATCCGTCCACCGCTGCCGGGTGACATCTTTGATGTGGGCCGCTCCGTGAAGTGGGAGGTGAGCAAGGGACAGGAGCGCTACCGCCGCGGCCTCTACATCCTCACCATGCGCAGCATTCTCTATCCGATGCTGACCACCTTCGATGCGCCTGACGCTGCCGATGCCTGTGTGCGCCGTGAGCGCAGCAATACCCCACTGCAGGCGCTCACGATGATGAATGACCCCGTCTTCGTGGAGGCGACGCAGGCACTCGCGCATCGCGTCATGCGTGAAAGCAAGCGAGACACCAATGCCCGCCTGAAGCATCTCTTCCGCCTCTGCATGATGCGTGAACCGCGTGCGGATGAAATGGAACGCCTCCACGCCTTCCATGCGGAGCAGGCCGAGCGCGTGCGTGCCAGTGGCAAAGATGCGCTGTCCGTGCTGGGCATCGTGAAAGACTCCACTCCAAACGCCGATGCCCAGGACACCGCCACGCTCATCGCACTCGTCCGTGTGCTCATGAATCTGGATGAGTTCATCAATCGCGAGTAG
- a CDS encoding DUF1501 domain-containing protein: MSPAEYFTQTRRDFLATSACGLGGLALASLLQQDGLLASEVPANPLATRRPHFAPKAERCIFIFLEGGPSQMDLFDPKPLLNKYDGQPLPDSLVGDQKFAFLQKETATVMGTKRVFKKHGQCGMEISDLLPHIATCADDIALVRSMHTTQFNHLPGQLMLNCGAPLLGRPSIGSWVTYGLGNASQELPSYVVMVSKGRGLPGGSSTWSSGFLPSPYGGVMFRNGASPVLNLSNPDGITNEMQSASLGALNDLNRLRHRYVGDPEIASRINSYELAFRMQSAAPELVDIKGESASTLEAYGINRSEPPIKSNLGGIGLYQTFSRHCLQARRMVERGVRFVNIIHASWDHHSALDPQLAHNCQMVDQPIAALLKDLKQRGLLDTTLVVWGSEFGRTALGENRPGFKKVTGRDHHPGAFSLWMAGGGIKGGQVYGESDDFAWKVTRDPVSIHDFHATILHLFGMDHKRLTYRFQGRDFRLTDVHGEVVKGLLV, encoded by the coding sequence ATGTCCCCCGCCGAATACTTCACCCAGACGCGCCGCGATTTCCTCGCGACCTCCGCGTGCGGACTCGGCGGACTCGCCCTGGCTTCGCTGCTCCAGCAGGATGGCTTGCTTGCCTCAGAGGTACCAGCAAACCCACTCGCCACGCGCAGGCCCCACTTCGCGCCGAAGGCGGAGCGCTGCATCTTCATCTTCCTGGAGGGTGGCCCCAGCCAGATGGACCTCTTCGACCCAAAGCCGCTGCTGAACAAGTATGATGGCCAGCCGCTGCCGGACTCGCTGGTGGGCGATCAGAAGTTCGCCTTCCTGCAGAAGGAAACGGCCACCGTCATGGGCACGAAGCGCGTGTTCAAGAAGCACGGCCAGTGCGGCATGGAGATCTCTGATTTGCTCCCGCACATCGCCACGTGTGCGGATGACATCGCACTGGTGCGCTCCATGCACACCACGCAGTTCAATCACCTCCCCGGCCAGCTCATGCTGAACTGCGGTGCACCGTTGCTTGGCCGTCCCAGTATTGGCTCGTGGGTGACGTATGGCCTGGGCAATGCCTCCCAGGAGCTGCCCTCTTATGTGGTCATGGTGAGTAAAGGTCGCGGCCTGCCGGGCGGGAGTTCCACGTGGTCCAGCGGCTTCCTGCCTTCCCCGTACGGTGGCGTGATGTTCCGCAATGGCGCCTCACCCGTGCTGAATCTTTCCAATCCCGATGGCATCACGAATGAGATGCAGTCCGCCAGTCTCGGCGCGCTGAATGACTTGAACCGCCTGCGTCATCGCTACGTCGGTGACCCGGAAATCGCCAGTCGTATCAACAGCTACGAGCTCGCCTTCCGCATGCAGAGCGCTGCTCCGGAGTTGGTGGATATCAAGGGAGAGTCCGCCTCCACCCTGGAGGCCTATGGCATCAATCGCTCCGAGCCACCCATCAAGAGCAACCTCGGTGGCATCGGCCTGTACCAGACCTTCTCACGCCACTGCCTGCAGGCGCGGCGCATGGTGGAGCGCGGCGTGCGTTTTGTGAATATCATCCACGCCTCGTGGGATCATCACAGCGCCTTGGATCCCCAGTTGGCGCACAATTGCCAGATGGTGGACCAGCCCATCGCGGCATTGCTGAAGGACCTGAAGCAGCGCGGCCTGCTCGATACCACGCTCGTGGTCTGGGGCAGTGAGTTCGGCCGCACGGCACTCGGTGAGAATCGCCCCGGGTTCAAGAAGGTCACCGGTCGTGATCACCATCCCGGTGCCTTCAGCCTGTGGATGGCCGGCGGCGGCATCAAGGGCGGCCAGGTCTATGGCGAGTCCGATGACTTCGCGTGGAAGGTCACGCGCGACCCGGTCTCCATCCACGACTTCCACGCAACGATCCTGCACCTCTTCGGCATGGATCACAAGCGCCTCACCTACCGCTTCCAGGGCCGCGACTTCCGCCTTACGGATGTGCATGGCGAGGTAGTGAAGGGGTTGCTGGTGTAG